The region GAAAGATCGCTGCCTGCAGCCTCCAATACAAGTTGCAGGAGACGTACTTTCTCAAGACATGAGGAGAATCCCGCTGGTAGCACCAATAAATCGCCAAAAAGGGGGGCGTTCTCCAACCATCAATACGACAGAAGATCAGGGAATTCAGCTATTTCGTTTGGAAAAAAATTAGAGAGAAGACTCAATGGCGGAGGGAGAGGGATTCGAACCCCCGTTGGCCTTTCGACCAAAGCGGTTTTCAAGACCGCCTGTTTCAACCGCTCACACATCCCTCCGCGGCTGTAAGTAGTTTATCAGGATACGATTCCTCTTCAGAGGAAGGCCTTTTCCTCTATTCATTAGATACCTCAGGAGTAAGGCGATGCATTCGCTGGTTTTGCCGAATACAGAATCGATTGGAGCTTCAGCTGTCAGCCGGAGTAGGCTGTTTAGCATCCCCCGAAGGAGTGTTCTTTGTGAAGAAGTTGTTTATCGCTGTAATTTGTATCTCCGCCATCCTGGGAGCGACGAAGGTAACCGCCCAGGTGAAGATGAGCCGACAGCAGATCCTGTTCTACACCTCGGACTGGAAGGGCGAGCGCTTTCCGGATGGCAGGCCGAAGATTCCTGATTCGGTGGTCCAGAGAGCAGCCGATGTGACGATGGAGGATCTCTGGGATTTCCTGCAGGGCAAGGGCTATCGCTGCCAATATGAGAATGGGTGGCAGGCTCTCCACATGGACCGCCCCATGGTGGGCCGTGCACTTACGGCACAATATATGCCGGCACGACCTGATATGGTCTCTGCCATCAAGGCGGAAGGGAAGTCCGAAGGCAGGGTAGGCGGAACCAATATGTGGCCTATTCACGATCTGCAGAAGGGCGACGTCTATGTTGCCGATGGCTTCGGAAAGGTCATTGAAGGGACGCTGATCGGCTCCAATCTGGGCAGCGGTATTGCGGCCCATTCGCAGACCGGTTTTGTCTTTGATGCGGGCATTCGTGACGCGGCAGAAAATCGCGAGATCGCCCATCTGAACGGCTTCTATCGTGCCAGTGATCCCTCGGCCTGGAAGGATATGACCCTTACGTCAATCAACGCACCCATTCGCATTGGCCGCGCAACCGTTCTTCCTGGCGACCTTGTCGTTGCAAAACAGGATGGGATCATCTTCGTTCCCGCCATCCTGGCCGCTGCGGCCGTGGCTTCCGCTGAGTTCACGCAGTTGGAAGATGCGTTCAACTTCGAATTGAACTCAGCCGGTAAAAATGGCGCTGAATTCGAAGGCGGCTGGAACGCTGCCAAGTATCATGCCTTTACCCAATGGATCGATCAGCATCCGGAAAAACTTAAGATGAGCCGCAAAGAATTCGATGATGAGCTGGCGCGTCGTAGCGGGAAGGGCAATTAGACAGCCGCTGAAGCAGGAAGACCAGAGCCGGGACTGCCTGCAGAGCTGATGAGAGGAATTCTCAGTTCTGCACGGCAGCCGCCTTGGCCATCGTTGCGATTTCGCAGTTCGATGGACCCGCGATGTGCCTGGACAATCTGCTGCGCCAGCACAAGTCCAATTCCGGTCCCGCTCGGCTTTGTTGTATAGAACGGCACGAAGAGATTGCTCTCATTCGTCAGGCCCGGGCCGTTATCCAGGATCGTGATCACGACTTCGTGAGGTGTGGCCTTCCATCCGATCTCCACGCAGGGAACGCCATCGTGACCTGTGTCCGGTCCGAGCGCCGCCTCTGCGGCATTTCGCAGCAGGTTGATGAGCGCCTGCTGTATCTGATCGGTGTCAAGCCACAGGATGATGTCGTCACTGGGCAGCATCTTTACTGTCAGCCGGGTCTCCAGCTGCACCACGCGTTGCATCAGGGGAGAAAGTGAGACGGGCGCCAGGGTGGGAGCCGGAAGCCCCATCAATTGCCGGTAAGCCTGCAGGAAACGGTTCAGCGACTCGGCGCGGCTTTCGATGACTTCGAGGCCTCGGGAGAAGTCAGAGCCGTTTTCTCCGGGGATCTCCCGTGGTACACGGATGCGGAGGCTCTCCGCGATGGATTTGATCGGCGCAAGCGAGTTATTGATCTCATGCGCCAGCACCCGGATCAATCGTGCCCACGCCAGCCGTTCCTCTTCTCGCAGGGCCGAGCTTACATCGGATAGCACGATGAGCGAATGGGGAACTCCGCTCAGGCGAAAGCTGGCGCGCTTTACAATCCATCGAGCCGCCTGTTGACCTTCTCCCAGGGAGAAAAGATCATCGTCCGATGCCTTGATCAGGTAGGCAAGATCAAATGTCTCCGCCGGCAGGCCGAGCGCATTCTTTGCCTCTACCCGGAGCATCTGTTCTGCAGCCTCGTTGATCAGCTTTAGCCGGCCCTCGGGATCGAAGGCGAGGACCGGCGACTGCATCGAATTGAGCACGCGTTCCAACAGGGCCATTGCTTCCAGCGAACCTGCCCGCTGTGCCTGAAGGCCGGAAGCAAGCGCATTAATCTCAAATGCCAGATCTCCCATGGCGTCGCTGCGCGATGCACCGCGTGCGCGAAAGGAGTAATCATCTTCCCGGAGGGCAGCGATCACATTCGCCAGTGTCTGCAGAGGACGCGTAATCTGCTCCATCAGCGACGACGCCATGAAGGCCCAGGCGCCTGCCGCCACCGCCAGAACAAGCCACACAATGGATTCATCCGCGCCCTGCGTATGCAGCCACCACCAGACGAGCGCGATGAGAGGAGATCCCATCAGATAGAAGCAGAGCCGCAGCCGCCGCTCAAAGGTCAGCCACCGCCGCATTCGTTCCCGCATGGAGCGTTTGAGCCGAGGCAGCGCTGGCTGACGATCAGAGCCCATACTTTTCAATACGACGATACAGCGCACCGCGACTCAATCCAAGCGCTTCTGCGGCGTGACTGACGTTGCCTCCCGCTCGCGCAAGGGCCTTCCGGATCAGGATAGACTCTACTGTTTCAAGATCCATATCATCCAGGCTGTGGGCCGATGTGGCGCGCTGTGACTGCAATCCCATATCAGCCGCTTCGATGCGTTCGCCTCGAGCCATAAGCACGGCTCGTTCGATCGTATGGTCCAGCTCGCGCACGTTTCCCGGCCAGCCGTACTGCAACATCTGCTGCAGCGCCGCAGGCTCCAGGCCATGCAGTTGCCTGCGATATCTGCCGGCGTGCCGCGCCAGGAAGTGAGCCGCAAGAAGAGGAATATCCTCGCGGCGGTCACGCAGTGGCGGCAGGGATATCTCAACCGTGTTGAGCCGGAAGAGAAGGTCTTCTCGAAAACGCCCAGCCGCGCACTCGGCTCTAAGGTCTGCGTTCGTGGCGGAGAGCATGCGAACATTGACGCGCTGCGTTTTGGAAGAACCCACGCGTTCCATCTCCCCCGTCTCCAGCACGCGAAGAAGCTTCGCTTGCTGACGGACTGGGATATTCGCAATCTCATCCAGGAAGAGTGTCCCGTTGCTGGCCAGTTCAAACCTTCCGATGCGGTCGGCTCGAGCATCCGTAAAAGCGCCTTTTACATGTCCAAACAGCTCGCTCTCGAAGGTCCCTTCAGGCAACGCTCCGGTATTGACGGCAACCAGCGTGCGGTCGGCGCGTGTTGAAAGGCGATGCAGCGTCTGCGCAACAACTTCTTTGCCGGTTCCATGTTCCCCAGTGATCAAAACGTTCGCATCGGAAGGCCCGATCCTCGCCATCGTGGCGACCACCGAACGCATGCTGGGTGCGGTGGCGATAAAGTCCGGTGCACCGGGAGCCCGCAGAATACGGTTCTCCGCTTCCAGCCATTGGGCGCGGCGCTGGCTGCGATAAAGCTCGATCTGGGTTCGTACGATGCTGAGAAGCCGCGCATTCTCCCATGGTTTTTGAATGAAGTCTCCAGCGCCGCGGCGCATGGCTTCGACTGCGAGCTCGATATTGCCCCAGGCCGTCATCACAATGATGGGAACCTGCGCATCCATCTCGCGAATCTGCGCAACCAGCTCCAGCCCCTCCTGTCCAGAGGTGGTATCGCGGGTGTAGTTCAGGTCGACAAGAATCCCATCAAAGCTGTCCCGCGACATCGCCTCCATAACCAGAGCGGGTGTACGCACCATCTCCAGCTGATATCCTTCCGGTTTTAGAAGGAACTGGATTGCCTCGAGAATATGCGGCTGGTCGTCTGCGACGAGAAGTTTGTATGGGGCTTCCGGCGCTGCCTCGCCCGTGTTCTTCATCGTCGTCTCTTCTACCATGGAAAGATCCCTCTTATTGCCCGCCTGATACGATGCCGGTCCTAGCCGATTCTATCGAAATATGGTTGGCTTCCAGCGTGGTTCCAAGCGAACGGTCAAGTTCGACTTTTGCTTTTTGATAAGCAGTCATTGCGGCTACCAGGGCCGACTCCGCTGCTGACAGGTCCCTGCGCGCCGTCAGTGTCTGGAGGTTCGATCCTGCCCCCAGTTCCTGTTCTTTGGCCGTGATGTCAAAAGTTTTCTGTGCCAGGTCACGGGCTTTCCGGGCCGAATCGACTCGCGCTCTGCTCTGCTCCAGAGCATACTCTGCATTGCGTACCTCAATACGAATCTGCTTTTTCAGTTGCTGGAGGCGAAGTTCCGCCTGGCGGGCTTCAAGCTCGGAACGATATTGGTCCGACTTTGCGACTCGGTTGCGAAGCGGAACCTTGACGGTAAGCCCAACGAAGTAATCCGGGGCGGAGTTGTTGAAGGCATTCTGCAGAGCGCCACCAAAACTGACAGGAGCAGTCGATGGAGGCGCCGATGGATTCTGAATGCCGGCAAGTCCGGTTCCGCCATAGTAGGCGGTCAGGGCAACAGTGGGCAAAAGTGCATTGCGAGCGGCATCCCTGCTGATGCGTCTGTTTTCAAGATCGATGTCGGACTCCGTCAACTCGATACGATCACGCAGGGCCAGGGCAATACTATCCTCGACCTGCCTATCCGCCTGCGGGTCGTTGACGGAGCTGGAGTCGGTTGGGTGGACCGGCATCGCTTCAAGGATAGGGTCGTCGAGATTCTTGGTCAGCGCATTTTTAATCAACAGTTCCTGAAACTGCAGGGCGGTTTTGGCGATCGTCAGGTCCTGTTCCCGGTTGGCGACCTCAGCCTCGTCTTTCATCACATCCATCGCGGGAATCGCCTGCAGCTGAAGTTGTTTGCGTCCGCTATCCAGGGTCTGTTTGGCAAAGTCGAGTGCACGGCTTTTGACGCCCTCGTCTTCATAAGCCGCCACAAGATCCCAGTACATATTTGCGATCTGCGTGATCGTGGTGATGACCTGAAGCTTGAACGCCTGGTCTGAAATCTTCTGGTTATTTTTTGCAATGCGGAGATAACGAAGATTGGGGCCGAACCCGAAGCCCGCCAGCAGCTGCTGCTGTACCACGACTTGATAGTAGCTGTTCAGTGTGGGATTAAGTAGGCTGCGTGGACTGTTCGTGGTTTCGCGGTCGTTGTTGAGGGTCGCCTCGATGGTGGTGCCAGTAGGGAAGGACTGCGTATAGGTGACATTCCCGACATTCGTGTTCAGTTGCAACGTGGGAACGTTATAGAGCGAAAGGTTTGACAGCGGCTGCGTGTAATGTTCGTTGCTCAGCTTTGCCGAGATCAGGGGATCGTAAGACTGGACCGTTGTTCCCGCGCCGAGCGTCGATTGCACGAGACCCGAAGCGCCCGAACCGGCACCGCCGGCACCGCCTGAGGTCCCACCGGCTCCAGCGCCACTTGAACCAGATCCGAACCCTCCCACACCGCCCCCGGGCGTATTCTGCACAACACCTGTATTGACGCCGCGGAAGGAGGCACCGGCTCGGGTACGAAGGATATCGGCCTGCGCAATCGGAATGTTATATCTGGCAATAGCAAGGTCCAGATTGTTTTCAAGG is a window of Edaphobacter sp. 12200R-103 DNA encoding:
- a CDS encoding RraA family protein — protein: MKKLFIAVICISAILGATKVTAQVKMSRQQILFYTSDWKGERFPDGRPKIPDSVVQRAADVTMEDLWDFLQGKGYRCQYENGWQALHMDRPMVGRALTAQYMPARPDMVSAIKAEGKSEGRVGGTNMWPIHDLQKGDVYVADGFGKVIEGTLIGSNLGSGIAAHSQTGFVFDAGIRDAAENREIAHLNGFYRASDPSAWKDMTLTSINAPIRIGRATVLPGDLVVAKQDGIIFVPAILAAAAVASAEFTQLEDAFNFELNSAGKNGAEFEGGWNAAKYHAFTQWIDQHPEKLKMSRKEFDDELARRSGKGN
- a CDS encoding PAS domain-containing sensor histidine kinase, whose translation is MRERMRRWLTFERRLRLCFYLMGSPLIALVWWWLHTQGADESIVWLVLAVAAGAWAFMASSLMEQITRPLQTLANVIAALREDDYSFRARGASRSDAMGDLAFEINALASGLQAQRAGSLEAMALLERVLNSMQSPVLAFDPEGRLKLINEAAEQMLRVEAKNALGLPAETFDLAYLIKASDDDLFSLGEGQQAARWIVKRASFRLSGVPHSLIVLSDVSSALREEERLAWARLIRVLAHEINNSLAPIKSIAESLRIRVPREIPGENGSDFSRGLEVIESRAESLNRFLQAYRQLMGLPAPTLAPVSLSPLMQRVVQLETRLTVKMLPSDDIILWLDTDQIQQALINLLRNAAEAALGPDTGHDGVPCVEIGWKATPHEVVITILDNGPGLTNESNLFVPFYTTKPSGTGIGLVLAQQIVQAHRGSIELRNRNDGQGGCRAELRIPLISSAGSPGSGLPASAAV
- a CDS encoding sigma-54 dependent transcriptional regulator, which codes for MVEETTMKNTGEAAPEAPYKLLVADDQPHILEAIQFLLKPEGYQLEMVRTPALVMEAMSRDSFDGILVDLNYTRDTTSGQEGLELVAQIREMDAQVPIIVMTAWGNIELAVEAMRRGAGDFIQKPWENARLLSIVRTQIELYRSQRRAQWLEAENRILRAPGAPDFIATAPSMRSVVATMARIGPSDANVLITGEHGTGKEVVAQTLHRLSTRADRTLVAVNTGALPEGTFESELFGHVKGAFTDARADRIGRFELASNGTLFLDEIANIPVRQQAKLLRVLETGEMERVGSSKTQRVNVRMLSATNADLRAECAAGRFREDLLFRLNTVEISLPPLRDRREDIPLLAAHFLARHAGRYRRQLHGLEPAALQQMLQYGWPGNVRELDHTIERAVLMARGERIEAADMGLQSQRATSAHSLDDMDLETVESILIRKALARAGGNVSHAAEALGLSRGALYRRIEKYGL
- a CDS encoding TolC family protein — protein: MRNSLSQLFSAAVLLVTVPSWAQAPATNVPTPTLRLDIPHSSNPLDTYRATLVPQPNLANTPRIDALVHDGVLDLSLNDAITLALENNLDLAIARYNIPIAQADILRTRAGASFRGVNTGVVQNTPGGGVGGFGSGSSGAGAGGTSGGAGGAGSGASGLVQSTLGAGTTVQSYDPLISAKLSNEHYTQPLSNLSLYNVPTLQLNTNVGNVTYTQSFPTGTTIEATLNNDRETTNSPRSLLNPTLNSYYQVVVQQQLLAGFGFGPNLRYLRIAKNNQKISDQAFKLQVITTITQIANMYWDLVAAYEDEGVKSRALDFAKQTLDSGRKQLQLQAIPAMDVMKDEAEVANREQDLTIAKTALQFQELLIKNALTKNLDDPILEAMPVHPTDSSSVNDPQADRQVEDSIALALRDRIELTESDIDLENRRISRDAARNALLPTVALTAYYGGTGLAGIQNPSAPPSTAPVSFGGALQNAFNNSAPDYFVGLTVKVPLRNRVAKSDQYRSELEARQAELRLQQLKKQIRIEVRNAEYALEQSRARVDSARKARDLAQKTFDITAKEQELGAGSNLQTLTARRDLSAAESALVAAMTAYQKAKVELDRSLGTTLEANHISIESARTGIVSGGQ